In the Bacillus shivajii genome, one interval contains:
- the ptsG gene encoding glucose-specific PTS transporter subunit IIBC, with translation MFKRLFGQLQRIGKSLMLPVAILPAAGLLLAFGNAMRNDNMINLMPFLENDFFTSLATMMESAGGIIFDNLALIFALGVAVGLTNGAGVAALAALVGYLVMNVTMGVMGGLTLEQVVAGEDPAYALVLGIPTLQTGVFGGIIVGALAAWAYNRYYTIELPAFLGFFAGKRFVPIVTAFSAFFIGVALFFIWPPIQTGMNNFSEFLMEEAMTVAVFFFGFVKRLLIPFGLHHIFHAPFWFEFGAYTNAAGDIVRGDMNIFFAQLRDGVEITAGHFMAGEFPIMMFGLPAAALAMYHQARPENKKLVGGLLGSAALTSFLTGITEPIEFSFLFLSPLLFVIHAFLDGLSFVILYHLNINMGYTFSGGAIDFFLFGVVPGREAWWVVILVGLVFAVIYYFLFTFMIKKFNLMTPGREKNDDAVQGNTDKGKANTELPYNVLKALGGKENLTHLDACITRLRVSVSDIDQVQKDRLKELGASGVMQVDKNIQAIFGPRSETIKSQIEDIIAGKTPVLEETPETPVSPTPAEASVESMEIALPMAGAVKPITEVPDKMFAEKMMGDGFAIDPTEADGTLTVTAPVAGTIVNLFPTKHAIGLQANNGKEILIHVGIDTVNLKGKGFEALIEQGQTVEQGQPLLEVDLNVVKNEATSAVTPIVFTNLADDEYIVIEKEGSAEAGETNRVKVAKK, from the coding sequence ATGTTTAAAAGACTTTTTGGACAACTGCAGCGTATTGGGAAATCACTCATGCTGCCCGTTGCGATCTTGCCGGCTGCAGGTCTATTGCTAGCTTTCGGTAACGCGATGAGAAATGATAACATGATTAACCTCATGCCGTTTTTGGAAAATGACTTTTTCACTAGTTTAGCAACAATGATGGAATCTGCTGGCGGAATTATTTTTGACAATTTAGCACTTATTTTTGCTCTTGGAGTTGCCGTTGGTTTAACGAATGGTGCAGGTGTTGCAGCATTAGCTGCACTTGTCGGTTACTTAGTTATGAACGTAACGATGGGGGTAATGGGTGGCCTTACGCTTGAACAAGTTGTAGCAGGTGAAGATCCAGCTTATGCCCTCGTACTAGGTATTCCAACACTTCAAACAGGTGTTTTTGGTGGAATTATTGTGGGTGCGCTTGCTGCATGGGCGTATAACAGATATTATACGATTGAACTTCCGGCATTCTTAGGTTTCTTTGCTGGAAAACGTTTCGTACCGATTGTTACAGCATTCTCTGCGTTCTTTATCGGGGTAGCACTATTCTTTATTTGGCCTCCGATTCAGACTGGAATGAATAACTTTTCAGAGTTCTTAATGGAAGAAGCGATGACTGTTGCCGTATTCTTCTTCGGTTTTGTAAAACGTCTATTAATTCCTTTTGGTCTCCACCATATTTTCCACGCGCCATTTTGGTTTGAATTTGGAGCATACACAAATGCTGCTGGAGACATTGTACGCGGAGATATGAATATTTTCTTCGCACAACTTCGTGACGGCGTAGAGATTACTGCTGGTCACTTTATGGCTGGGGAATTCCCGATTATGATGTTTGGTCTTCCAGCTGCAGCACTTGCGATGTATCATCAAGCCCGTCCTGAAAACAAAAAGCTTGTTGGTGGATTATTAGGTTCTGCTGCACTGACTTCGTTCTTAACAGGGATTACAGAGCCAATTGAATTCTCATTCTTGTTCTTATCACCACTGTTGTTCGTCATTCACGCATTTTTAGATGGATTGTCATTCGTTATCCTCTATCACTTGAACATTAATATGGGTTATACCTTCTCAGGTGGTGCGATCGACTTCTTCCTATTTGGAGTTGTTCCGGGTAGAGAAGCATGGTGGGTCGTTATTCTTGTAGGTCTAGTCTTTGCGGTTATTTACTACTTCCTATTTACATTTATGATTAAGAAGTTCAACCTTATGACTCCAGGTCGTGAGAAGAACGATGACGCTGTTCAAGGCAACACGGATAAAGGGAAAGCAAATACTGAGCTTCCTTACAATGTGCTTAAAGCACTTGGAGGTAAAGAAAACTTAACGCATTTAGATGCATGTATTACTCGTCTACGTGTATCTGTATCTGATATTGATCAAGTACAAAAAGACCGACTGAAAGAACTTGGTGCATCAGGCGTTATGCAAGTGGATAAAAATATTCAAGCAATTTTTGGACCTCGTTCTGAAACAATTAAATCACAGATTGAAGATATTATTGCAGGAAAAACTCCGGTACTTGAAGAAACTCCGGAAACGCCTGTATCACCGACTCCTGCTGAAGCATCTGTAGAAAGCATGGAAATTGCACTTCCTATGGCTGGTGCGGTGAAACCAATTACAGAAGTTCCAGACAAGATGTTTGCTGAAAAGATGATGGGTGACGGATTTGCCATTGATCCAACAGAAGCTGATGGGACATTAACAGTGACAGCTCCTGTAGCAGGAACAATCGTGAACTTGTTCCCAACAAAGCATGCGATCGGTCTACAAGCAAATAACGGAAAAGAAATCTTAATTCACGTTGGTATTGATACAGTTAACTTAAAAGGTAAAGGCTTCGAAGCTCTGATCGAACAAGGACAAACAGTTGAACAGGGACAGCCATTACTGGAAGTTGATTTAAATGTTGTCAAAAACGAAGCGACTTCTGCAGTAACGCCAATTGTTTTCACGAACTTAGCTGACGACGAATACATCGTCATCGAAAAAGAAGGCTCAGCAGAAGCAGGAGAAACAAACCGCGTAAAAGTCGCGAAAAAATAA
- the glcT gene encoding glucose PTS transporter transcription antiterminator GlcT yields the protein MIHVKKALNNNVIIAEHPEYEEIILIGKGLGFGKREGDIVAGERAEKFFVLKNTEEQKQYLKLLEYVDESFIEMMNDMITGIEERFGVQLNEHIHVGLTDHLFFAIKRIREGLGVKNPFRRETELAYPKEYAMAEEIVETLSDRLNITIPEGETGFIALHIHSALTNRALAEINKDTQLVSELVQVIEENLNITVDKKDMNYLRLVRHIHHTIERVQTGNYMEEQETLKSVLQEQYPVCYNLSWKLMKVMQQKLKKPVPDAEAVYLTLHLQRLMKR from the coding sequence ATGATTCACGTAAAGAAAGCTTTAAATAACAATGTTATTATTGCTGAACATCCAGAATATGAAGAAATTATTTTGATCGGCAAAGGACTTGGCTTTGGCAAAAGGGAAGGCGATATCGTTGCCGGAGAGCGTGCGGAGAAGTTTTTTGTTCTTAAGAATACAGAGGAACAAAAGCAATATTTGAAGCTACTTGAATACGTAGATGAGTCATTTATTGAAATGATGAATGACATGATCACTGGAATCGAAGAACGGTTTGGCGTCCAGTTGAATGAGCATATTCATGTCGGCTTAACGGACCATTTATTCTTTGCCATCAAACGGATCAGAGAAGGTCTCGGTGTGAAAAATCCATTCCGTAGAGAAACGGAGCTTGCTTATCCAAAGGAATACGCGATGGCGGAAGAAATTGTTGAAACTCTCAGTGACAGACTAAACATTACGATTCCGGAAGGGGAAACAGGGTTTATTGCGCTCCACATACACAGTGCACTCACAAACCGCGCCCTAGCAGAGATTAATAAAGATACACAACTTGTCTCAGAGTTGGTTCAAGTGATTGAAGAAAACCTAAACATCACGGTCGATAAAAAGGATATGAATTACCTTCGCCTTGTCCGTCATATCCACCATACGATTGAACGTGTGCAGACCGGGAATTATATGGAAGAACAGGAAACATTAAAAAGTGTCTTGCAAGAACAATATCCTGTGTGCTACAATTTGTCTTGGAAATTGATGAAAGTCATGCAACAAAAATTAAAAAAGCCGGTCCCAGATGCTGAAGCTGTTTATCTGACGCTTCACTTACAAAGACTAATGAAAAGGTAA
- a CDS encoding peroxiredoxin family protein, translating into MEKRRVMQGIVFVFVVGMLVTFVMGIQAQTNSMSIGDQADDFELEDLEGEVHRLSDYEGDFVVITFFSTWCQACVAQAPEVNQFYMDFKDDIELLYIVRSDTPRQVNGFIEETGFNAYPYLFDGNNNVAKSFGVVGQPETIIIDPDGVIQEHFIGSVTRDLLAKTTTDIMDSR; encoded by the coding sequence GTGGAAAAACGAAGAGTCATGCAGGGGATTGTTTTCGTTTTTGTCGTTGGGATGCTCGTTACATTTGTAATGGGTATTCAAGCTCAAACAAATAGCATGAGTATAGGAGATCAAGCTGATGATTTTGAGTTGGAGGACTTAGAGGGAGAAGTGCACCGATTATCGGACTATGAAGGAGATTTTGTAGTTATAACATTTTTTTCGACATGGTGCCAAGCTTGTGTTGCTCAAGCTCCAGAAGTCAATCAATTTTACATGGACTTTAAAGATGATATAGAGCTTCTCTATATTGTTCGTTCAGATACACCGAGGCAAGTGAATGGATTTATTGAGGAGACAGGTTTTAATGCATATCCTTATTTATTTGATGGTAATAATAACGTTGCGAAAAGTTTCGGAGTAGTTGGCCAGCCGGAAACAATTATCATTGACCCAGATGGGGTTATTCAAGAGCACTTTATCGGTTCGGTCACACGTGATTTATTAGCTAAAACGACTACGGATATCATGGATTCAAGGTAA
- a CDS encoding CcmD family protein, with product MEYLFAAYTIIWLLIITYVFVLGRRQKQVVKELEFLKDLHDR from the coding sequence ATGGAATATTTATTTGCAGCATATACGATCATTTGGTTGCTAATTATCACTTATGTATTCGTATTAGGAAGAAGACAAAAGCAAGTTGTAAAGGAACTAGAATTTTTGAAGGATTTACATGATCGATAG
- a CDS encoding cytochrome c biogenesis protein, translating into MLNSNLGKELSPSLLHRVLLFLSVPMVITALYLIFIWTPVERTMGVVQKIFYFHVGAAWNAFFAFFVVFIFSILYLIKRKRVYDMIAGVSAEIGVVFTVIVLTTGPIWGRSAWNTWWTWEPRLTTTLILLFIYVAYIMIRSLDMPWEKKGRLASVFGVIGFLNVPIVYMSVRWWETNLHPVVMGDGADQAGGGLEPSMLFTLIFSVFTMALLYFILLQKGLYIEKLRLEASRLKIKAHEKLSS; encoded by the coding sequence ATGTTGAATTCTAATCTAGGAAAAGAGCTTTCTCCTAGCCTTTTACATCGAGTGTTACTATTTTTATCGGTTCCAATGGTTATTACCGCGCTTTACCTTATATTTATATGGACTCCTGTTGAGCGAACGATGGGAGTCGTTCAAAAAATCTTTTATTTTCATGTCGGTGCAGCCTGGAATGCTTTCTTTGCTTTCTTTGTCGTTTTTATTTTCAGCATTTTATATTTAATAAAGCGAAAACGTGTGTATGACATGATTGCTGGAGTAAGTGCTGAAATTGGCGTTGTCTTTACAGTGATTGTCTTAACGACAGGCCCAATTTGGGGACGTTCGGCATGGAATACATGGTGGACATGGGAACCGCGTTTAACAACGACGTTAATTCTTTTATTTATTTACGTTGCATATATTATGATTCGCAGTCTTGATATGCCTTGGGAAAAGAAAGGGCGCTTAGCTTCAGTATTTGGTGTGATTGGATTTCTCAATGTTCCCATCGTCTATATGTCAGTAAGGTGGTGGGAAACAAACCTTCATCCAGTCGTTATGGGGGATGGTGCTGACCAAGCGGGAGGTGGGTTAGAGCCTAGTATGTTGTTTACTCTTATATTCAGTGTGTTCACTATGGCTTTACTATATTTCATCCTTCTACAAAAAGGGTTATATATTGAAAAATTACGTCTAGAAGCATCAAGGTTAAAAATAAAAGCTCATGAAAAATTAAGTAGCTAG
- a CDS encoding heme exporter protein CcmB: MKHLLKPALAIAGKDLYSEWKTKQVLTTMLIFSGLVIVTFSFAFDPSNQAVQVLVPGMVWVITIFSGILGLNRSFLSEQKNDNIHGFIVAPIDPSSVFLGKLLANFVLVLIVQLVSVPMLFILFDFRVLDSTSIVYLSLILVLGAFGFISIGTLLAALSAHSKSSEMLLPILLFPLVTPVIIAAVQATSIVLSDLDGLSNAFSWMQLMAAYNLIFFVVGFILFEHVLEV; the protein is encoded by the coding sequence ATGAAACATTTATTAAAGCCTGCGTTAGCAATAGCGGGAAAAGATTTATATTCTGAATGGAAAACAAAACAAGTATTAACGACGATGCTTATTTTTTCCGGGCTTGTCATTGTAACGTTTAGCTTTGCATTTGATCCATCGAATCAAGCTGTGCAAGTACTCGTACCAGGAATGGTTTGGGTTATAACGATTTTTTCTGGGATTCTCGGTTTAAACAGGTCGTTTCTATCAGAACAAAAGAATGATAATATTCATGGGTTTATTGTTGCTCCTATTGACCCTTCAAGTGTTTTTCTAGGGAAACTCCTAGCAAATTTTGTGCTCGTTTTGATTGTACAACTCGTCTCTGTACCGATGTTATTTATTTTATTTGATTTTAGAGTTTTAGATAGCACAAGCATTGTCTATCTCTCTTTGATTCTTGTATTAGGTGCTTTTGGATTTATTAGCATAGGCACCTTACTAGCTGCATTGTCCGCACATTCTAAAAGCAGTGAGATGTTACTGCCGATCCTACTGTTCCCATTAGTTACTCCAGTCATCATCGCTGCAGTCCAAGCAACGAGTATTGTTTTAAGTGATTTGGATGGTCTGTCGAATGCCTTTTCATGGATGCAGTTAATGGCAGCTTATAATCTTATATTCTTTGTTGTTGGTTTCATATTATTTGAACATGTTTTGGAGGTGTAA
- the ccmA gene encoding heme ABC exporter ATP-binding protein CcmA, with protein MIQTKRLIKTIGDKMILKGVDTSVQKGEAVAILGPNGAGKSTYLKVVAGLMKPNEGEVCINEKPIKKDHYDEQRMIGYLGHQSFLYDHLSPIENLRFYSKLYQIENMDEKVDELIDEVGLTLFKHEPVRSFSRGMVQRLAIARAILHDPSVLLLDEPHTGLDQQAIHILNSVLERLKLNEVTIMMATHDFPQVIESCDRIFILRKGRLVKDSPIVDHHLAWLHDCYDEQVSLS; from the coding sequence ATGATACAAACGAAAAGATTGATAAAAACAATTGGTGACAAAATGATCTTAAAAGGTGTTGATACTTCGGTTCAGAAAGGGGAAGCTGTCGCTATCCTTGGACCTAATGGTGCTGGGAAAAGTACTTATTTAAAAGTGGTTGCTGGCTTAATGAAACCGAATGAAGGAGAAGTATGTATTAATGAAAAGCCAATAAAGAAAGATCATTATGATGAACAAAGAATGATTGGTTACTTAGGGCATCAAAGTTTTTTATATGACCATTTATCTCCAATTGAAAATCTGCGCTTTTATAGTAAGCTTTATCAAATTGAGAATATGGATGAAAAGGTAGATGAACTCATTGACGAGGTAGGGTTAACATTATTTAAACATGAGCCAGTCCGTTCTTTTTCAAGAGGGATGGTACAACGTTTGGCAATCGCTCGTGCGATATTACATGATCCAAGTGTGTTATTACTAGATGAACCGCATACAGGATTAGATCAACAAGCAATTCACATCTTAAATTCTGTTTTAGAACGGTTAAAACTTAATGAAGTAACAATTATGATGGCGACACATGATTTCCCACAAGTTATAGAATCGTGTGATAGAATTTTTATCTTACGAAAAGGACGCTTAGTAAAGGACTCACCAATTGTAGATCATCACTTGGCTTGGTTGCATGACTGTTACGATGAGCAGGTGAGTCTGTCATGA
- a CDS encoding cytochrome c-type biogenesis protein: MVKRTLIIVLFFLVASFPVMANGEVEVYDYNSPEFRDTAKQLQCLCGCGQDHFECNMDGCGLNDAFKQEIVERLNEGETDEEIVNYYLNLYGEEILTAPEKRGFSLTAWITPFATLGVASAGLIMLIRRWVNKSKKEASMIEEVEPERSEEDELEEEILRSMIDQERKKDY; encoded by the coding sequence ATGGTTAAACGGACACTAATCATTGTTTTGTTTTTCCTAGTAGCTAGTTTCCCTGTCATGGCTAATGGAGAGGTTGAAGTATATGACTATAACTCTCCTGAATTTCGTGATACAGCAAAGCAATTACAATGTTTGTGCGGATGTGGGCAAGATCATTTTGAATGTAACATGGATGGTTGCGGATTAAATGATGCTTTTAAACAGGAGATTGTAGAAAGGTTAAATGAAGGGGAAACGGACGAGGAGATTGTAAACTATTACTTAAACTTATACGGGGAGGAGATTTTAACAGCTCCAGAAAAACGTGGTTTTAGTTTAACTGCTTGGATTACTCCCTTTGCAACACTCGGTGTCGCTTCTGCAGGGCTTATTATGTTGATCCGCAGATGGGTAAATAAGTCGAAAAAGGAAGCATCAATGATTGAAGAAGTTGAGCCAGAGCGATCTGAAGAAGACGAATTAGAAGAGGAGATTCTACGTTCGATGATCGACCAAGAACGGAAAAAAGATTATTAA
- a CDS encoding heme lyase CcmF/NrfE family subunit: MNNLHIIGNLSIYLALILSIYAFVILVAGIRKQDQRFIDSGRGAILGIFILASISSLLLFILLATSQFQFSYVYQNTSSGLPLIYKLSAFWAGNAGSLLLWTFFLTMYTAMVVYSKKMKKNPMTPYIASIMLLNTIFFYLILGFVTKPFELLDQVPIDGRGLNPMLQDPGMILHPITIYLGYVGLAVPFAFAIAALMIKNMDSFWVKMTRRWTILAWMFLTLGNVIGGWWAYLELGWGGYWAWDPVENASFMPWLTVTAYLHSVMIQERKNMLKVWNLSLIIISYALTLFGTFLVRSGVLTSVHAFSETNLGAYFLIFMAFMVLISLYVLMSRYHLLKKDTGQFESFLSKESSFLMNNLILVGATFAVFWGTVFPLVSEAVRGTTVTVGEPFFNTVMSPILLALLFLLAVCPLIAWQRSSMKNIRDNFLIPAVISVIIAALLMIFGIRGAYPIISFGIISFMLLTHLVEFIRGTKARRKVTKESIPTALYNLTIRNRRRYGGYIVHIGIALIAIGIVGSNFDQERMQTIPPGESIEIDNYKVTYEGLQQRREGENDVVFATMKMERDGEEIGYITPERIFHANFDEPSTEVAVHSTLREDLYVVLSSWEADQRATFIVRVNPLVKWIWIGSYVLVIGSLFAIWGGRYGNITPRYAGPQRQVH, encoded by the coding sequence GTGAACAACTTGCATATTATAGGAAATTTATCGATTTATTTAGCTTTAATTTTATCGATTTATGCCTTTGTGATACTTGTCGCTGGTATACGAAAGCAAGACCAACGTTTTATAGATAGTGGCAGAGGGGCAATATTAGGAATCTTTATTTTAGCTAGTATTTCATCACTTCTTTTATTTATTTTATTAGCAACAAGTCAATTTCAATTTAGTTACGTTTATCAAAATACGAGTTCAGGATTACCTTTAATCTATAAGTTATCAGCTTTTTGGGCAGGAAATGCTGGTTCATTATTACTTTGGACGTTTTTCTTAACGATGTATACAGCAATGGTCGTCTACTCTAAGAAAATGAAAAAGAACCCAATGACACCGTATATTGCTTCAATTATGCTGTTAAACACAATTTTCTTTTACTTAATTTTAGGGTTTGTGACAAAGCCTTTTGAGTTACTTGACCAAGTTCCGATAGATGGGAGAGGTCTTAACCCAATGTTGCAAGACCCAGGTATGATCTTACATCCTATTACAATCTACCTTGGGTATGTTGGCTTAGCTGTTCCGTTTGCTTTTGCTATTGCAGCATTAATGATAAAAAACATGGACTCATTTTGGGTGAAGATGACTCGTCGTTGGACCATTTTAGCGTGGATGTTTTTAACGTTAGGAAATGTTATCGGTGGTTGGTGGGCTTATCTAGAACTAGGTTGGGGAGGATACTGGGCATGGGATCCAGTAGAAAATGCTTCTTTTATGCCTTGGTTAACGGTTACTGCCTACCTTCATTCTGTGATGATTCAAGAGCGGAAAAATATGCTTAAAGTCTGGAATTTAAGCTTAATTATCATCTCTTATGCCTTGACATTATTCGGGACTTTCCTTGTACGTAGTGGTGTCTTGACTTCTGTCCATGCCTTTTCAGAAACGAACTTAGGTGCTTACTTCCTTATTTTCATGGCATTTATGGTCCTTATTTCACTTTATGTTTTAATGAGCAGATATCATTTATTGAAAAAAGATACTGGTCAGTTTGAGTCGTTCCTTTCAAAGGAAAGTAGCTTTTTAATGAATAACTTAATTTTAGTAGGGGCAACATTTGCCGTGTTTTGGGGAACGGTTTTCCCACTCGTTAGTGAAGCGGTAAGAGGAACAACGGTTACCGTAGGAGAGCCCTTCTTTAATACAGTCATGTCGCCAATTCTATTAGCGTTACTATTTTTGTTGGCGGTTTGTCCACTTATTGCTTGGCAGCGCTCGTCGATGAAGAATATCCGTGATAACTTCTTAATTCCAGCCGTTATTAGTGTGATTATTGCAGCACTATTAATGATTTTTGGTATTCGAGGCGCATACCCAATTATTTCATTTGGAATTATTAGCTTTATGTTGTTAACACACTTAGTGGAATTCATTCGAGGAACAAAAGCACGCCGTAAGGTAACGAAAGAATCGATACCGACGGCGTTATATAACTTAACGATCCGCAATCGACGAAGGTATGGAGGATATATCGTTCACATTGGGATTGCCCTTATCGCTATCGGGATTGTTGGTTCGAACTTTGACCAAGAACGTATGCAAACGATCCCTCCTGGAGAATCGATCGAAATCGATAACTATAAAGTGACATATGAAGGGTTGCAACAACGAAGAGAAGGAGAAAATGATGTTGTTTTTGCAACGATGAAGATGGAAAGAGACGGAGAGGAAATCGGCTATATTACGCCTGAACGTATCTTTCATGCGAACTTTGATGAACCTTCAACGGAAGTAGCTGTTCATAGCACATTAAGAGAAGATTTATATGTTGTTTTAAGTTCTTGGGAAGCTGATCAACGAGCAACCTTTATTGTTCGTGTGAACCCATTAGTGAAGTGGATATGGATTGGCAGTTATGTTCTTGTTATTGGGTCACTATTTGCGATTTGGGGTGGTCGTTACGGAAATATAACACCACGGTATGCAGGGCCACAAAGGCAGGTGCATTAA
- a CDS encoding cytochrome c maturation protein CcmE: MKKNTKVIFGGSLILVSILILLVAATPSSSGSEINISEALENASQYDGRYVTTEGFLIEETIIWDADNIEIRFEIEDEDGNRLPVYHHGVRPDNFSDGVIVIVHGYLNQDDYFEAERVQTRCPSVYEGKDPEEYDKEFHRELLQNED; this comes from the coding sequence TTGAAAAAAAATACAAAGGTTATCTTTGGAGGCAGTTTAATTCTTGTTAGTATTTTGATTTTGTTAGTTGCTGCCACTCCAAGTTCGAGTGGTTCTGAAATTAACATATCAGAAGCATTAGAAAATGCATCCCAGTATGATGGTCGCTATGTAACGACAGAAGGTTTTTTAATTGAAGAAACAATCATTTGGGATGCAGACAATATCGAGATTAGGTTTGAAATCGAAGATGAGGATGGGAACCGTCTTCCTGTTTATCATCATGGGGTTCGCCCAGATAATTTTTCAGATGGCGTGATTGTGATTGTGCATGGGTACTTAAATCAAGATGATTATTTTGAAGCAGAGCGTGTTCAAACTCGTTGTCCTTCAGTATATGAAGGGAAGGATCCTGAAGAGTATGATAAAGAGTTTCATAGAGAGCTTTTACAAAATGAAGATTAA
- a CDS encoding ammonia-forming cytochrome c nitrite reductase subunit c552, which translates to MGISMKKFVFLPLSALLIIAVMAACGGPDDQESEERVTTNLSPDEILNSAFKDEFPVHYESYLKNMEPSDAPTSKFVEEIEPNLPILFHNYGFMLEYNKTRGHTYALEDAMNIARINDDSIGSCMTCKSTAVPKLLDEMGDDYWGANFKEEIVPRVMAYGEGGEAEELGEHGHVSIGCADCHDPVTMDLRITRPSFTNAMDRMGVDVTEASKNDMRTYVCAQCHVEYYFEPENQKVTFPWDNGLKPEDMFEYKENQAIEQGFDYDWVHSISGAPMIKAQHPEFELWSYGPHGKADVSCADCHMPYERSDGKNKITSHHWTSPMDNVERSCQSCHGDKSVQDLVDRVDEIQDRHIEAMHETQEHSVRSHYYVNRMITAGAQEERIEEAQHYIRKGQWFWDIIAAENSDGFHNPQGGADAMRTSSDASNKAIQIAIAELTRLGVDLEELEREIEKVVDDVYSEEDPFKKHEHATNDFFPNVLELGN; encoded by the coding sequence ATGGGGATATCAATGAAGAAATTTGTCTTCCTACCTTTATCAGCTTTGTTGATCATTGCTGTTATGGCAGCGTGTGGTGGTCCAGATGACCAAGAAAGCGAAGAGAGAGTAACGACAAATTTATCTCCCGATGAAATTCTTAATAGTGCATTTAAAGATGAGTTTCCGGTTCATTATGAAAGTTACTTAAAAAATATGGAACCAAGTGATGCTCCTACATCTAAGTTTGTAGAGGAGATCGAACCAAATTTACCAATATTATTTCATAATTATGGGTTTATGTTGGAGTACAACAAAACAAGAGGACATACTTACGCATTAGAAGATGCGATGAATATTGCTCGTATTAATGATGACTCAATTGGTTCATGTATGACATGTAAAAGTACGGCTGTTCCTAAATTGTTAGATGAAATGGGAGACGATTATTGGGGAGCGAACTTTAAAGAAGAAATTGTACCGAGAGTGATGGCATACGGAGAAGGTGGAGAAGCAGAAGAATTAGGGGAACACGGACATGTTTCAATTGGTTGTGCCGATTGTCATGACCCTGTAACGATGGATCTGCGAATTACACGACCTTCATTTACAAATGCAATGGATCGTATGGGAGTCGATGTGACAGAGGCTAGTAAAAACGATATGCGAACCTATGTATGTGCACAATGTCACGTAGAATATTATTTTGAGCCAGAAAACCAAAAGGTGACTTTCCCTTGGGACAACGGCTTAAAACCTGAAGATATGTTTGAGTATAAGGAGAACCAAGCGATTGAGCAAGGCTTTGATTATGACTGGGTTCATAGTATTTCAGGTGCTCCAATGATAAAAGCTCAACACCCTGAATTTGAATTATGGAGTTACGGCCCTCACGGGAAAGCTGATGTATCATGTGCAGACTGTCATATGCCTTATGAACGTTCAGATGGTAAAAACAAAATCACCTCTCACCATTGGACGTCTCCAATGGATAATGTTGAACGTTCCTGCCAATCTTGTCATGGTGATAAATCAGTACAAGATTTAGTGGATCGTGTAGATGAGATTCAAGATCGTCATATAGAAGCGATGCACGAAACGCAAGAGCACTCCGTGCGCTCTCACTATTATGTGAATCGAATGATCACTGCAGGAGCACAAGAAGAACGTATTGAGGAAGCGCAACATTATATTAGAAAAGGACAATGGTTCTGGGATATTATTGCTGCAGAAAATTCGGATGGTTTCCATAATCCGCAAGGTGGAGCGGATGCAATGAGAACTTCCTCTGATGCATCGAATAAAGCTATTCAAATCGCTATTGCAGAGTTAACAAGATTAGGCGTTGATTTGGAAGAGCTTGAAAGAGAGATCGAAAAAGTTGTAGATGATGTATACAGTGAAGAGGATCCATTTAAAAAGCATGAACATGCGACCAATGACTTTTTCCCAAATGTTCTAGAGTTAGGGAATTAA
- a CDS encoding cytochrome c3 family protein encodes MKRLANVLKKKSLLFILGGIFLGIVFSVGTAETMKATDSAEFCSTCHLMDTAYESFMESNHATLSCNDCHAPRDNIVSKMTFKAQAGFSHMYMNTIGANDVPDVIHAKAKSQEVINENCIDCHEAGLTNVEFHDVKNGNCIDCHRQVPHGGGKYKPDDWFEPMNVEARS; translated from the coding sequence ATGAAAAGGTTAGCGAATGTGTTAAAGAAAAAATCACTGCTCTTTATCTTAGGGGGAATATTTTTAGGTATTGTATTTTCTGTTGGTACTGCCGAGACAATGAAGGCAACAGACTCAGCAGAATTCTGTTCAACGTGTCACCTTATGGATACCGCATATGAATCATTTATGGAGTCTAATCATGCAACACTTTCTTGTAATGACTGCCATGCTCCACGGGATAACATTGTTTCTAAAATGACATTTAAAGCACAAGCTGGATTTAGTCATATGTACATGAATACGATCGGTGCTAATGATGTTCCAGATGTCATACATGCTAAGGCGAAGTCGCAAGAAGTCATCAATGAAAATTGTATCGATTGTCATGAAGCTGGACTTACAAATGTTGAATTTCATGATGTGAAAAATGGCAATTGTATTGATTGTCACCGACAGGTTCCTCATGGAGGCGGTAAGTATAAACCAGATGATTGGTTTGAACCGATGAATGTTGAAGCAAGGAGTTAA